In bacterium, one genomic interval encodes:
- a CDS encoding prepilin-type N-terminal cleavage/methylation domain-containing protein, with protein MMNIKNGKRGFTLIELLVVIAIIGILSGVVLASLQSARERARNATRISDVRQVVLALELYFDANSGYPIAAMGDDVPDILTMQGYLSQEPKEPVAGRQAYRYVAITGNAGYCFGVDLEGTPSVPKNNDPQCLSTGMGVEPNRITIAAIDYAVSP; from the coding sequence ATGATGAACATAAAGAACGGAAAAAGAGGTTTTACGCTGATCGAGCTCCTTGTCGTGATCGCGATCATCGGCATTCTCTCCGGCGTGGTTCTCGCGAGCCTACAGAGTGCTCGTGAGCGTGCGCGGAACGCTACGCGTATCAGCGACGTACGCCAGGTGGTTCTTGCACTGGAACTCTATTTTGACGCGAATTCTGGATATCCCATCGCCGCTATGGGCGATGATGTGCCGGACATTTTAACGATGCAGGGGTACTTGTCGCAAGAACCAAAGGAACCCGTGGCCGGACGACAGGCATACAGGTATGTTGCCATTACTGGCAATGCGGGGTATTGTTTCGGTGTTGACTTAGAGGGTACGCCTTCTGTTCCGAAAAACAATGACCCTCAGTGTCTTTCAACTGGAATGGGCGTTGAACCAAATCGGATAACTATCGCTGCGATTGACTACGCCGTCAGCCCGTAA
- the ftsH gene encoding ATP-dependent zinc metalloprotease FtsH: protein MDTFAPPQGRKQGKRPGAAPEKPQVMNHLVTALLVLLALMTLYSYVREQSTRAEEVPISTLADDVRAGRVAGIVVHGEDLTISYKDESTRRAKKELGTALSETFGNYGVTTEMLAAVEMRVEEPSGLFFLVLNLLPFMLPVFFIVFFLWFLSRQVRGAGMQAFSFGQSRARLIDPRDKSQKAVTFKDVAGVKEAKEELQEIVEFLKHPKKFLDIGARIPKGVLLMGPAGTGKTLLARAVAGEAGVPFFSVSGSEFVELFVGVGAARTRDLFRMAKKAAPAIIFIDEIDAVGRVRGGGLGGGNDEREQTLNQILVEMDGFEPTEKVIVLAASNMAGVLDPALLRPGRFDRRITLDMPDREEREQILLIHANHKPLGEDVNMRVIAERTPGLSGADLQNLMNEAAILAARENRKKITQYDIIRSIEKVMLGPERKSHLLSRHEKEITAYHEAGHALVASVLPQADPVHKVSIVSRGHAGGYTLKLPLEERRLKTRREFTDELAAMLGGYAAEVLLFDDVSTGPSNDLAVATALAREMVVRYGMSEVIGPLALEEPLGRMSAMRLPGEKDYSEEVAAKVDAEVNRLMNEARSRAHETLVAHRAALESIAHQLIEQESIERDEFEKLLIVNGIVPKKKSGE, encoded by the coding sequence ATGGACACATTCGCACCGCCGCAAGGGAGAAAACAGGGCAAGCGCCCGGGTGCTGCCCCGGAGAAGCCGCAGGTCATGAACCATCTCGTGACAGCACTGCTCGTGCTCCTTGCACTGATGACGCTCTACTCGTATGTGAGAGAGCAGAGCACGCGCGCTGAGGAAGTCCCGATCTCGACGCTCGCAGATGACGTGCGAGCAGGACGGGTCGCAGGCATCGTGGTCCACGGCGAGGATCTCACGATTAGCTATAAGGATGAGAGCACGCGCCGCGCCAAAAAAGAGCTCGGTACCGCGCTCTCGGAGACTTTTGGTAACTATGGTGTGACGACGGAGATGCTCGCGGCTGTCGAGATGCGCGTCGAGGAGCCGAGCGGGCTTTTCTTCTTGGTTTTGAATCTGCTGCCGTTCATGCTGCCGGTGTTTTTCATCGTGTTTTTCCTTTGGTTTCTCTCGCGGCAGGTGCGCGGCGCCGGCATGCAGGCGTTCTCCTTCGGGCAGTCGCGCGCGCGGCTCATTGACCCGCGCGATAAGAGCCAAAAGGCGGTGACGTTTAAGGACGTGGCTGGCGTGAAGGAAGCGAAAGAGGAACTGCAGGAAATCGTCGAGTTCTTGAAGCACCCGAAGAAGTTTCTCGACATCGGCGCGCGGATCCCGAAGGGCGTGCTCCTCATGGGCCCGGCCGGCACGGGAAAAACGTTGCTTGCGCGCGCAGTCGCGGGTGAGGCGGGCGTGCCGTTCTTCTCGGTCTCCGGTTCAGAATTCGTCGAGCTTTTTGTCGGCGTTGGCGCAGCGCGCACGCGCGACCTCTTCCGCATGGCGAAGAAAGCGGCGCCGGCGATTATATTTATAGATGAAATTGACGCGGTCGGCCGCGTGCGAGGCGGGGGGCTTGGCGGCGGCAACGACGAGCGCGAGCAGACGCTGAATCAAATTTTGGTTGAAATGGATGGTTTTGAACCGACGGAGAAGGTGATCGTGCTCGCAGCCTCAAACATGGCAGGGGTTCTCGACCCGGCGCTTCTGCGGCCAGGCAGGTTTGATCGTAGGATTACGCTCGACATGCCGGATCGGGAGGAGCGCGAGCAGATACTCCTGATCCACGCAAACCACAAGCCCCTCGGCGAGGATGTCAATATGCGCGTCATTGCCGAGCGCACGCCTGGGCTCTCAGGCGCTGATCTTCAGAATCTTATGAATGAAGCCGCGATCCTCGCCGCGCGCGAGAATCGTAAGAAGATCACCCAATACGATATCATCCGTTCGATCGAGAAGGTGATGCTTGGCCCAGAGCGCAAGAGCCACCTGCTCTCGAGGCACGAGAAAGAGATTACTGCCTACCACGAGGCCGGGCATGCGCTTGTGGCGTCGGTTTTGCCGCAGGCGGATCCGGTGCACAAGGTCTCGATTGTCTCCCGCGGGCATGCGGGCGGATACACGCTGAAGCTTCCGCTTGAGGAGCGACGGTTGAAGACCCGGCGCGAGTTTACCGACGAGCTTGCCGCGATGCTCGGCGGCTACGCCGCTGAGGTGCTTCTCTTCGACGATGTTTCAACCGGGCCATCGAATGATCTTGCGGTTGCCACCGCGCTCGCGCGCGAAATGGTCGTGCGCTACGGGATGTCAGAGGTAATCGGGCCGCTTGCGCTCGAGGAGCCGCTGGGGCGGATGTCCGCCATGCGGCTCCCGGGCGAGAAAGATTATTCGGAGGAGGTGGCGGCAAAAGTGGACGCCGAGGTGAATCGCCTCATGAACGAGGCGCGCTCTCGTGCGCACGAGACGCTCGTCGCGCACCGCGCGGCACTTGAGAGCATCGCGCATCAACTCATCGAGCAAGAATCCATCGAGCGCGATGAATTCGAAAAGCTCCTCATCGTAAACGGCATCGTGCCGAAGAAGAAGAGCGGAGAGTAG
- the rpmG gene encoding 50S ribosomal protein L33, with protein MSQDHLIKMQCSACKRVTYWTRKNRKRVERKIELKKFCNWCRQHTAHKEGKK; from the coding sequence ATGTCCCAAGACCATCTTATCAAGATGCAGTGCAGCGCCTGCAAGCGCGTCACCTACTGGACGCGCAAGAATCGCAAGCGCGTCGAGCGTAAGATTGAGCTCAAAAAATTTTGCAACTGGTGCCGTCAGCACACTGCGCATAAGGAGGGGAAAAAATAG